The following are encoded in a window of Flavobacterium psychrotrophum genomic DNA:
- the ytxJ gene encoding bacillithiol system redox-active protein YtxJ translates to MTAKDENNTSDADKLSQNIKNMGFLDKMFGNSDSKDTTDNGVNWTALTQLQQLDTLVEESAQTPIIIFKHSTRCPVSRMALKSFENEYGIEEGSAKPYFLDLIAHRDVSNEIASRFNVVHQSPQVLVIKNGQSVYDESHDGIDAGVVKGKV, encoded by the coding sequence ATGACCGCTAAAGATGAGAATAATACATCTGATGCAGACAAATTGTCTCAAAATATCAAAAATATGGGCTTTTTAGATAAGATGTTCGGTAATTCTGACAGTAAAGATACAACAGATAATGGTGTTAACTGGACAGCATTAACACAACTACAACAGTTGGATACCCTTGTTGAGGAATCTGCACAAACTCCGATTATCATTTTTAAGCACAGCACCCGTTGCCCGGTAAGCCGTATGGCCTTAAAAAGTTTTGAAAATGAGTATGGCATAGAAGAGGGGAGTGCTAAACCGTACTTTCTTGACCTGATAGCCCACCGTGACGTGAGTAATGAAATAGCCAGCCGCTTTAATGTGGTACACCAAAGTCCGCAGGTGCTGGTTATTAAAAACGGGCAATCTGTTTATGATGAATCGCACGATGGTATTGATGCGGGAGTTGTAAAGGGGAAGGTGTAG
- a CDS encoding endonuclease, giving the protein MKKIFTLFSALATLGALAQIPSGYYNSATGTGYTLKTQLHNIIDGHTDRGYSGLYATFELSDRDKYYENDNSLLDIYSEKPEGPDAYEYFYGGGQQDDGSGGTQEGQKYNREHIIPQSYFASALPMYADAHYILPTDKYVNGQRGNYPFGVVASATLTTTNGSKKGGNRNSGYSAGYGGIVFEPIDEFKGDVARMFFYFATRYEGQLAGFYNAVNVSSTQSKAMFDGTENHAFSPTFLNILLTWSAQDPVSQREIDRNNAIYGRQRNRNPYIDHPEYVAAVWGTVAAVEDNFTTTLSVYPNPVTDHLVNIYSETPLDNIQVISINGQLVQQISKPQGNANVYTVAQLPTGFYFIKMTSGNQATTKKIVVN; this is encoded by the coding sequence ATGAAAAAAATCTTTACTCTTTTTTCTGCGCTTGCCACACTTGGTGCGCTTGCACAAATTCCGTCAGGATATTACAACAGCGCTACCGGAACGGGCTACACGCTTAAAACGCAGCTGCATAATATTATAGATGGCCATACAGACCGCGGTTATTCAGGCCTTTATGCCACTTTTGAACTTTCTGACAGGGATAAGTATTATGAAAACGACAATTCGCTGTTAGATATTTATTCAGAGAAACCGGAAGGCCCTGATGCTTACGAATATTTTTACGGCGGCGGACAGCAGGATGATGGTAGTGGTGGTACACAGGAAGGCCAGAAATATAACCGTGAGCACATTATACCACAGTCATATTTTGCCTCAGCATTACCAATGTATGCAGATGCACACTATATCCTGCCTACAGATAAATATGTAAACGGCCAGCGCGGTAACTACCCTTTTGGGGTGGTAGCCTCTGCAACACTTACTACAACTAACGGATCTAAAAAAGGCGGAAACCGTAACTCAGGCTATTCTGCAGGTTATGGAGGTATCGTATTTGAACCAATAGATGAGTTTAAAGGCGATGTAGCACGTATGTTCTTTTATTTCGCAACCCGATATGAAGGCCAGCTTGCAGGCTTTTACAATGCAGTAAATGTATCGTCTACACAATCTAAAGCCATGTTTGACGGTACCGAGAACCATGCCTTCTCGCCTACTTTCTTAAACATACTGCTTACCTGGAGCGCACAGGATCCTGTAAGCCAGAGAGAAATAGACCGTAACAATGCCATATACGGGCGTCAGCGCAATCGTAACCCATACATTGATCACCCGGAATATGTAGCAGCAGTTTGGGGTACGGTAGCAGCCGTAGAAGATAATTTTACTACTACCCTTTCTGTTTACCCTAACCCGGTTACTGACCATCTTGTAAACATCTACAGTGAAACTCCACTGGATAACATACAGGTTATAAGCATTAACGGTCAACTGGTACAGCAAATAAGCAAACCGCAGGGCAATGCTAATGTTTATACAGTAGCACAACTACCTACCGGCTTTTACTTTATAAAAATGACATCGGGCAACCAGGCTACTACTAAGAAAATTGTAGTAAACTAA
- a CDS encoding RsmB/NOP family class I SAM-dependent RNA methyltransferase has translation MRLHRNLCFTVIDSLGFIFNDGEYADKVVARALKKDKRWGSADRKFVAETIYEIVRWKRLYVEIAEVKEPYDRDNLWRIFAVWAVLRGIQLPDWKYFEETPIRRIKGRFDELSKIRKYREAIPDWMDELGVKELGEEKWSKELAAQNEQAKVILRVNTLKTTREKLRALLMDANIETIILPEYPDALVLKERANVFLTDMFKEGLFEVQDASSQLVARFLEVEPGMRVVDTCAGAGGKTLHMAALMQNKGQLIAMDLYESKLKQLKIRAKRDSAFNIEYRIIDSTKVIKKLHEKADRVLIDAPCSGLGVLKRNPDSKWKLQPEFIDNIKKTQAEVLENYSKIVKPGGKLVYATCSVLPSENQEQVKRFLDETEIGKEFTFIKDQKVLASESGFDGFYMALMERKK, from the coding sequence ATGAGATTACACAGAAATTTATGCTTTACAGTGATCGATTCACTGGGCTTTATTTTTAATGATGGAGAATATGCCGATAAGGTAGTGGCGCGCGCGCTTAAAAAAGACAAGCGCTGGGGCAGTGCAGACCGCAAGTTTGTAGCCGAAACAATTTACGAAATTGTGCGTTGGAAACGCCTTTATGTAGAAATAGCCGAAGTTAAAGAACCTTATGACCGCGATAACCTGTGGCGCATTTTTGCCGTATGGGCAGTATTACGTGGCATTCAGTTACCGGACTGGAAGTATTTTGAAGAAACCCCGATACGCCGCATTAAGGGGCGTTTTGACGAATTGAGTAAAATTCGTAAATACCGAGAGGCCATTCCAGACTGGATGGATGAGCTTGGTGTAAAAGAGCTTGGCGAAGAAAAATGGAGCAAAGAGCTTGCCGCACAAAACGAGCAGGCTAAAGTAATACTACGTGTTAACACCCTTAAGACCACACGCGAAAAACTGCGTGCCCTGTTGATGGATGCTAACATTGAAACCATTATCCTACCTGAGTATCCGGATGCGCTTGTACTTAAGGAGCGTGCAAACGTATTCCTTACTGATATGTTTAAAGAAGGCCTTTTTGAGGTTCAGGATGCATCGTCCCAACTTGTGGCCCGCTTTCTTGAAGTGGAGCCGGGTATGCGCGTAGTAGATACCTGTGCCGGTGCCGGTGGTAAAACCCTGCACATGGCTGCCCTTATGCAAAACAAAGGCCAGCTTATAGCGATGGATTTGTATGAAAGCAAGCTAAAGCAGCTAAAGATACGTGCCAAGCGCGATAGTGCCTTTAATATTGAATACCGTATTATAGACAGTACTAAGGTTATTAAAAAACTGCACGAAAAGGCAGACCGTGTACTTATAGATGCGCCATGCAGCGGACTGGGCGTACTTAAGCGTAACCCTGACAGTAAGTGGAAACTGCAACCTGAGTTTATAGACAATATTAAAAAAACGCAGGCAGAAGTACTTGAAAACTATAGTAAAATAGTAAAACCGGGCGGTAAACTGGTATATGCTACCTGTAGTGTATTACCTAGCGAAAACCAGGAACAGGTAAAGCGTTTTCTTGATGAAACCGAGATAGGTAAAGAATTTACGTTTATAAAAGACCAAAAGGTTTTAGCCTCAGAGAGTGGTTTTGACGGCTTTTATATGGCGCTTATGGAACGAAAAAAATAA
- a CDS encoding XAC2610-related protein yields the protein MKIFSLLFISLFSILVHGQDCTYSKISKQYNFKVHIKSVPQKGDADSVFVSVRIFNKGEMLLQKIEFSSNLFLLPLTDCNDYRSYTTGVNKNRKVLDWDYGDIITADFNFDGLEDIAVKREQGGNSGPKYYFYVNTKDGVFKRDKFLSGIGYFPAEFVAIQKKLIFRIRANSNETEIITSQYNAALQKWKVLNKVVK from the coding sequence ATGAAAATTTTTTCGCTGTTATTTATAAGTTTATTTTCAATACTGGTACATGGACAAGATTGTACATACAGCAAAATTTCTAAGCAGTACAACTTTAAAGTTCATATAAAATCTGTTCCCCAAAAAGGTGATGCTGATTCTGTATTTGTATCTGTAAGAATTTTTAATAAGGGAGAAATGTTATTACAAAAAATAGAATTTAGCAGCAATCTTTTTCTTTTGCCATTGACTGATTGTAACGACTACAGGTCATATACCACAGGTGTAAATAAGAATCGTAAAGTTTTAGATTGGGATTATGGCGACATCATTACAGCCGATTTTAATTTTGATGGGCTTGAAGATATTGCTGTTAAAAGGGAACAGGGTGGCAATAGCGGGCCAAAGTATTATTTCTATGTTAATACTAAAGATGGTGTTTTTAAGCGGGATAAGTTTTTAAGTGGTATTGGCTATTTTCCTGCTGAATTTGTAGCCATACAAAAGAAGCTCATATTTAGAATACGGGCTAATTCTAATGAAACAGAGATAATTACCAGCCAGTATAATGCTGCTTTACAAAAATGGAAAGTGCTTAACAAGGTTGTCAAGTAA
- a CDS encoding bestrophin family protein: protein MLVDKVPPFAYVFGKIKYEMLFVCVLGFIIHYTTESLDPYLPEMPLTIATFLGTAISVLLSFKMSQSYDRWWEARKIWGAIVNDSRSYVLQMQAFLHNPALKPQIKTMAYRQIAWNYVLGRSLRGLAPLEDCENLLSPEDIAQLDIHTNKVLGILQQNVKQISELHKQGEISDFTHVQFNNIFIRFSDNMGMAERINNTVFPTTYRLYLHFTIYLFVVILSIGLNNVKLVYEIPLLLVVSMVFFLLEKTAYHMQDPFRNRPSDTNMTTIARNIEINIRQMLGEKCVPKPLERDSFYSL from the coding sequence ATGCTGGTAGATAAAGTCCCACCTTTTGCTTACGTCTTTGGTAAGATAAAATATGAAATGCTGTTTGTATGTGTACTGGGTTTTATTATCCACTACACTACAGAGTCGCTTGATCCTTATCTGCCCGAAATGCCACTTACCATAGCTACCTTTTTAGGAACAGCAATATCGGTGCTGCTTTCCTTTAAAATGAGCCAAAGCTACGACCGCTGGTGGGAAGCCCGCAAGATATGGGGTGCCATTGTAAACGACTCACGCAGTTATGTGCTGCAAATGCAGGCCTTTTTACATAACCCGGCACTAAAGCCTCAAATAAAAACCATGGCCTACCGCCAGATAGCATGGAACTATGTGTTAGGGCGTTCATTGCGTGGCCTTGCACCACTTGAAGATTGCGAAAATTTGCTTAGCCCTGAGGATATTGCCCAACTGGATATCCATACAAATAAAGTATTGGGCATACTCCAGCAAAATGTAAAGCAGATAAGCGAATTGCACAAACAGGGCGAAATATCAGATTTTACACATGTGCAGTTTAACAACATCTTTATCCGCTTTTCAGATAACATGGGTATGGCAGAGCGCATTAACAACACAGTCTTCCCTACTACCTATCGCCTGTACCTGCATTTTACCATTTACCTGTTTGTGGTTATACTTTCTATAGGGTTAAACAATGTAAAGCTGGTATATGAGATACCGCTGCTGTTAGTGGTATCTATGGTATTTTTTCTGCTCGAAAAAACGGCCTACCATATGCAGGATCCGTTTCGCAATCGTCCCAGCGATACAAATATGACTACCATAGCACGCAATATCGAAATTAACATCCGCCAGATGCTGGGCGAAAAGTGCGTACCTAAGCCATTAGAAAGGGATAGTTTTTATAGTTTGTAA